The Spirochaetota bacterium region ACCCAATATATTCACCGTTCTTACGCACTGCGTAGTAGGTGATATAAATTAATCGGTTATTCAACGTAATCCAAAATTCTGCTTTTTGGCGCTTGCCCTGTTTCATTTCATCAAGCAATCGGTTAACCACATGAATGCTTTTATCTGGATGGCAGTTCTGCACCGTACGCCCAATCACTGCCTTTGAACGTACAAAAATTCGGTCAGGAGCATTGTTAAAGTAGCATACTACATCATTTTTGTCAATAAATGTAAAATCAACAGGCATGGTATCAAGCATAGCTTCAAGCTGCTCTATACTAAGTTTTCCTGTTTCAAGCTCAATGATTCCTGATTCAAATTTTGCAGATGAAACACCTGTCACTTTCTCAGTTACCGGGCTATACGACATATATCCAATTTCATCAAATTCCTGTTTCACAAGCTTCCAATCATCATCATTAAAGAATTTATACGAAGTTGGGAATAAGATATTATTTTCCTTATAGAAGTGATCTGCTAGTGTTTCTGAAAGCTGTATACTCTTTATGTGTAATGTGTGCGATAGTTCCCCTGTAATGCCTTTTGCTAGTGCATCAGCTGTATTGTACATTTCTTTTTCAATTGCCCGTATGTTGTCATGCTCCATCCACATTATCTTTGGTGGTTGTGTTACTCCGTATTTTTCCAGCACCGGGAAAAGAACATTTTCTTCTCGTAAATAGTGCATCGATGATTCTTTAAAGAATTCTATAAGTTGCTGAATGCGTGCTAATATTTTGCTATCAGGTTTATCCATTAAATTTGTAGCGCTTTCAACTAACTGTTGTGCAAAATCAAGAAGTTTACTATGCTCTGAATACAGTATATATAAAGGGTGACCCTGTGGTACATCCACCCTGCCTGCATCAATTGATTCTCTAAAAAGATCAATATGAAGTTGACACAGCCTGTGTACCTCGTCTGCTGGCATCCCTTCTTTTATCAGTTCTTCCTCTAACATGCTAATTTGGTGCGGCATTACATTTCCAAACTCCTTTTTAAAAAGTGACTTCATTTCTGCAACATCTGCACCATCATGCAACTTTTTAATCATTGATTTTAATAGTTCTTTCTTTTGTCCCATATCACTCAAAAATTCGCTCATAATATTCTCCTTTTACAAAAACTTTTTAATATACGAAACACTCCCCTTAAATATCATCCGCATACCCGAATAGCGCATAACCTCACGAATCATCGATCTATTTGGTTCGGCATAGCAATGAGTGGTGCAGTCTTTGCAGGCAGGTTTTGGATCGTATGGACATATAATACGCTTGCTTGCTGCATACAGCAATAATTTTTTACACTCATCACATAATTCCAGGTTTAGCCCATTAACATACCTACCAATTTTACCAGTAGCAACAACTTTCGTTCGCGGGGCGTTATGCTTTCCATTACAATATATCTGAATAAACTTCCCCAAAACTACTACATCGTGTTTTATTGAATTATCCCCTGATACCATTTAATATACCTCCATTGAACATAGGGCTGTGGTGATATCATGTAAAACTCTGCCACCAAAAACAACAAACACAGCATTACATTGCCTTCCTATCAGAAAAATTACAGCATCCAACATTAATACCATCATACTCAAAATTTCTGCCGGTTAATTGACACCGAAATGTAAGTGTTGATATTTGGGTGCAATGCTCACAATGAATGCATAATGCAATGTAATCAATTGCACCATCATTCTGCATTGCAGTCACCAGTTGTGTAAGCACTTTAAAAGCAATCTTTTTGTCAAAAACTGGCACCTGTGAAATATATTGAGAAATGTTATATGTAGCACTGTCAATGTGGCGCAAAAGCCTTTCAGCTTTTTTTGTAAGTGTTAAATAATAACTCCTGTTATCACTTTCATCGTAGTGTTTGATCACCAGTTCTTTATCCAGCAATGTCTTCAATGCACTGCTTGCAGTTGCTTTGCTCACATATAAATCTTTTACTATATTAGTTGGTGTAACTGGCCTGGCAACATAACAGTTTTTAACAAGCTTTAAAATCTGAATCTGCAACGGTGTAAGGCTATATTCTTCCGATATTTTCCACAAAAGTGCTCGCCTGATATCAGAAATTTTATC contains the following coding sequences:
- a CDS encoding DUF438 domain-containing protein, giving the protein MSEFLSDMGQKKELLKSMIKKLHDGADVAEMKSLFKKEFGNVMPHQISMLEEELIKEGMPADEVHRLCQLHIDLFRESIDAGRVDVPQGHPLYILYSEHSKLLDFAQQLVESATNLMDKPDSKILARIQQLIEFFKESSMHYLREENVLFPVLEKYGVTQPPKIMWMEHDNIRAIEKEMYNTADALAKGITGELSHTLHIKSIQLSETLADHFYKENNILFPTSYKFFNDDDWKLVKQEFDEIGYMSYSPVTEKVTGVSSAKFESGIIELETGKLSIEQLEAMLDTMPVDFTFIDKNDVVCYFNNAPDRIFVRSKAVIGRTVQNCHPDKSIHVVNRLLDEMKQGKRQKAEFWITLNNRLIYITYYAVRKNGEYIGCLEVTQDITDIQKITGQKRLLD
- a CDS encoding nitrous oxide-stimulated promoter family protein; the encoded protein is MVSGDNSIKHDVVVLGKFIQIYCNGKHNAPRTKVVATGKIGRYVNGLNLELCDECKKLLLYAASKRIICPYDPKPACKDCTTHCYAEPNRSMIREVMRYSGMRMIFKGSVSYIKKFL
- a CDS encoding MarR family transcriptional regulator; amino-acid sequence: MSTKSLDENIVALLDKISDIRRALLWKISEEYSLTPLQIQILKLVKNCYVARPVTPTNIVKDLYVSKATASSALKTLLDKELVIKHYDESDNRSYYLTLTKKAERLLRHIDSATYNISQYISQVPVFDKKIAFKVLTQLVTAMQNDGAIDYIALCIHCEHCTQISTLTFRCQLTGRNFEYDGINVGCCNFSDRKAM